A stretch of the Capsicum annuum cultivar UCD-10X-F1 chromosome 8, UCD10Xv1.1, whole genome shotgun sequence genome encodes the following:
- the LOC107839339 gene encoding ras-related protein RABA3, protein MNQEMNGVEDQKHQQQQQQQQKHEDQMMNRVNGVHHNYDDKIDYVFKVVVIGDSAVGKTQVLSRFAKNEFCFDSKSTIGVEFQTRTVSIQSKGVKAQIWDTAGQERYRAVTSAYYRGALGAMLVYDITKRQTFDHVARWVEELRAHADSSIVIMLIGNKADLVDSRAVPTEDAVEFAERQGLFFSETSALSGHNVESAFFKLLEEIFNMVSRKTLLVDSGANGNHTTETNNGLLKGLKIDVISGPDFEVSEMKKLSSCSC, encoded by the exons ATGAACCAAGAAATGAATGGCGTCGAGGATCAGAAAcatcagcagcagcagcagcagcagcagaagCACGAGGATCAAATGATGAATCGTGTAAACGGGGTTCATCATAATTACGATGATAAAATAGACTATGTGTTTAAAGTGGTGGTGATTGGTGACTCTGCTGTTGGGAAAACTCAGGTGCTTTCAAGGTTTGCTAAGAATGAGTTCTGTTTTGACTCAAAGTCCACAATTGGTGTTGAGTTTCAAACTAGGACTGTTTCTATTCAGTCTAAAGGGGTTAAGGCTCAGATCTGGGACACTGCTGGCCAAGAAAG GTACAGAGCTGTGACAAGTGCATACTACAGGGGAGCGCTAGGAGCCATGTTAGTTTACGACATAACAAAGAGACAGACATTCGATCATGTAGCTAGATGGGTCGAGGAACTCAGGGCTCATGCTGATAGCTCCATTGTGATCATGTTGATCGGTAACAAAGCTGATCTAGTTGACTCGAGGGCAGTTCCAACTGAAGACGCGGTTGAGTTTGCAGAGAGGCAGGGGCTATTTTTCTCTGAGACATCAGCTCTTAGTGGCCACAATGTGGAGTCAGCCTTCTTTAAACTCTTGGAAGAAATATTCAATATGGTGTCAAGGAAGACTTTGTTGGTGGATTCTGGTGCTAATGGAAATCACACCACAGAGACTAATAATGGGTTGCTTAAAGGATTGAAAATTGATGTTATTTCTGGTCCTGATTTTGAAGTTAGTGAGATGAAGAAGTTATCTTCTTGCTCTTGCTAA
- the LOC107839340 gene encoding pentatricopeptide repeat-containing protein At5g16420, mitochondrial, with the protein MLISPKFSGHRRRIYTSINFTHLFSTTTTSAAADDDDPFKNHPSFHHLSTIKSKSELLQSYSVTPPIKPWPLYLSHKKLISLIKSQHDNNLALSIFHHAGNFHPGFSHNYETYLSIIKKLSRGREFDKMETLLAELRNSNIKCGEVLFVNVIRNYGIASKPKLAVKTFLQIEKFGVVRSVRSLNALLNALVQNKEYDFVYALFKNCQKKLNITPSVFTCNILLNALSKKGDIDSLIKVLDEMPVMGIIPNVVSYTTVLGCYVSLGDLVGAKRMFDEIVDRGWLPDATAYTILMHGLVKHGKFIDAVKIMDEMEENGVGPNEVTFGIMIEAFCKQKKSGEAVNLLNDMLDKRHVPSPTLCSKVIDVLCEEGKVEEACNLWKKLLIKNCTPDNAISSTLIHWLCKKGQIREARKLFDELEKSSSPSVLTYNMLIAGMCERGELHEAGRLWDDMVDKGCFPNAFTYNMLIKAFCKVGNAKEGIQVLEEMLDKGCHPNKSTYSILIKGLLDSECKAEVLRVLALAASGDVDPETWGVLVAKFVTDIPNVCSDIDRILSENEV; encoded by the coding sequence ATGTTAATCTCCCCGAAGTTCTCCGGCCACCGACGGCGAATCTACACCTCCATCAACTTCACCCATTTATTCTCAACCACAACCACCTCCGCCGCCGCCGATGACGACGACCCCTTCAAGAACCACCCATCGTTCCACCACCTATCCACCATCAAATCCAAATCGGAGCTCCTCCAATCCTACTCCGTCACCCCACCCATCAAACCCTGGCCCCTTTACCTCTCCCATAAAAAACTCATCTCACTCATCAAATCCCAGCACGACAACAACCTCGCCCTCAGTATCTTTCATCACGCTGGTAACTTCCACCCTGGTTTTTCCCATAATTACGAAACCTACCTCTCCATCATCAAAAAGCTTTCCCGTGGACgggaatttgataaaatggaGACCCTTTTAGCTGAATTACGAAATTCTAACATCAAATGTGGAGAAGTTTTGTTTGTTAATGTGATTCGGAATTATGGCATTGCTAGTAAGCCTAAATTGGCAGTTAAGACCTTTTTACAAATCGAAAAATTTGGAGTTGTGAGGTCAGTGAGGTCACTTAATGCTTTGTTGAATGCTTTAGTACAAAATAAAGAGTATGATTttgtttatgctttgtttaagAATTGTCAGAAGAAGTTGAATATAACGCCTAGTGTGTTTACTTGTAATATCTTGTTGAATGCTTTAAGTAAGAAAGGGGATATTGATAGTTTGATTAAAGTTCTTGATGAGATGCCTGTGATGGGAATAATTCCTAATGTTGTGAGCTATACTACTGTTTTGGGTTGTTATGTGTCACTTGGTGATTTAGTTGGCGCGAAGAGGATGTTTGATGAAATTGTTGATAGAGGGTGGTTGCCTGATGCGACGGCGTATACAATCTTGATGCATGGTTTGGTGAAGCATGGGAAGTTTATTGATGCAGTTAAGATAATGGATGAGATGGAGGAGAATGGAGTTGGGCCGAATGAAGTGACGTTTGGAATTATGATTGAGGCGTTTTGCAAGCAAAAGAAGTCCGGTGAAGCAGTTAATTTACTTAATGATATGCTGGATAAGAGGCATGTACCAAGCCCAACACTTTGCTCTAAGGTGATTGATGTCTTGTGTGAAGAGGGGAAGGTTGAGGAGGCGTGTAATTTGTGGAAGAAATTATTGATAAAGAATTGTACTCCAGATAATGCAATATCTAGCACACTTATTCATTGGCTCTGTAAGAAGGGACAGATTCGGGAAGCAAGGAAATTGTTTGACGAGCTTGAGAAGAGTTCGAGTCCTAGTGTATTGACATATAACATGCTTATTGCAGGGATGTGTGAGAGAGGAGAGCTGCATGAAGCTGGGAGGTTATGGGATGACATGGTAGACAAGGGATGCTTTCCCAATGCTTTTACTTACAACATGTTGATCAAAGCTTTTTGCAAAGTTGGAAATGCAAAGGAAGGAATTCAAGTTCTAGAAGAGATGCTTGACAAAGGGTGTCACCCAAACAAATCTACTTATTCCATCTTAATCAAGGGTCTTCTCGACTCTGAATGCAAAGCAGAAGTCTTAAGGGTTCTTGCACTGGCTGCTTCAGGAGATGTTGATCCTGAAACTTGGGGAGTCCTTGTGGCCAAGTTTGTTACTGATATTCCAAATGTGTGTTCTGATATAGATAGGATATTGTCAGAGAATGAAGTGTAA